From the genome of Suricata suricatta isolate VVHF042 chromosome 3, meerkat_22Aug2017_6uvM2_HiC, whole genome shotgun sequence, one region includes:
- the LIMS2 gene encoding LIM and senescent cell antigen-like-containing domain protein 2 isoform X4: MLFAPCCGSCGEFIIGRVIKAMNNNWHPGCFRCELCDIELADLGFVKNAGRHLCRPCHNREKAKGLGKYVCQRCHLVIDEQPLMFKNDAYHPDHFSCTHCGKELTAEARELKGELYCLPCHDKMGVPICGACRRPIEGRVVNALGKQWHVEHFVCAKCEKPFLGHRHYEKKGLAYCETHYNQLFGDVCYNCSHVIEGDVVSALNKAWCVSCFSCSTCNSKLTLKNKFVEFDMKPVCKRCYEKFPLELKKRLKKLSELAARKAHPKSPGLNST; this comes from the exons ATGCTGTTTGCTCCATGCTGTGGATCCTGCG GCGAGTTTATCATCGGCCGTGTCATCAAGGCCATGAACAACAACTGGCACCCTGGGTGCTTCCGCTGTGAGCTGTGCGACATCGAGCTGGCTGACCTGGGCTTCGTGAAGAACGCGGGCAG GCACCTGTGCCGGCCTTGCCACAACCGTGAGAAGGCCAAGGGCCTGGGCAAGTATGTCTGTCAGCGGTGCCACCTGGTCATTGACGAGCAGCCCCTTATGTTCAAGAACGATGCCTACCACCCAGACCACTTCAGCTGCACCCACTGTGG GAAGGAGCTCACTGCCGAGGCCCGAGAGCTGAAGGGTGAGCTCTATTGCCTGCCCTGTCACGACAAGATGGGCGTCCCCATCTGTGGGGCCTGCCGCCGGCCCATCGAGGGCCGTGTGGTCAACGCGCTGGGCAAGCAGTGGCACGTGGAG CACTTTGTCTGTGCCAAGTGTGAGAAGCCATTCCTGGGGCACCGGCACTATGAGAAGAAGGGCCTGGCCTACTGTGAGACCCACTACAACCAG CTCTTTGGGGACGTCTGCTATAACTGCAGCCATGTGATCGAGGGAGATG TGGTGTCAGCCCTCAACAAGGCCTGGTGTGTGAGCTGCTTCTCCTGTTCCACCTGCAACAGCAAGCTCACCCTGAA GAACAAGTTTGTGGAATTCGACATGAAGCCCGTGTGTAAGCGGTGCTACGAGAAGTTCCCCCTGGAGCTGAAGAAGCGGCTGAAGAAGCTGTCAGAGCTGGCGGCCCGCAAGGCCCACCCC
- the GPR17 gene encoding uracil nucleotide/cysteinyl leukotriene receptor, which yields MNGLEAASPGLTTNSSLATAEQCGQETPLENVLFASFYLLDFILAFVGNTLALWLFIRDHKSGTPANVFLMHLAVADLSCVLVLPTRLVYHFSGSHWPFGEIPCRLTGFLFYLNMYASIYFLTCISADRFLAIVHPVKSLKLRRPLYAHLACAFLWVVVAVAMAPLLVSPQTVQTNHTIICLQLYREKASQHALASLAVAFTFPFVTTVTCYLLIIRSLRQGPRVEQRLKNKAVRMIAVVLAIFLVCFVPYHVHRSVYLLRYHGGGTSCAAQRALALGNRITSCLTSLNGALDPVMYFFVAEKFRDALCNLICGKRLSGPPPSFEGKTNESSLSARSEL from the coding sequence ATGAATGGCCTGGAGGCGGCTTCCCCAGGTCTGACCACCAACTCCTCCCTGGCCACTGCAGAGCAATGTGGCCAGGAGACGCCACTCGAGAATGTTCTCTTCGCCTCCTTCTACCTTCTGGACTTCATCCTGGCTTTTGTTGGCAACACCCTGGCACTGTGGCTTTTCATCCGGGACCACAAGTCAGGTACCCCCGCCAACGTATTCTTGATGCACCTGGCTGTAGCCGACTTGTCCTGTGTGCTGGTCCTGCCCACCCGCCTTGTCTACCACTTCTCTGGGAGCCACTGGCCATTTGGGGAAATCCCGTGCCGCCTCACCGGCTTCCTCTTCTACCTCAACATGTACGCCAGCATCTACTTCCTCACCTGCATCAGCGCTGACCGCTTCCTGGCCATCGTGCACCCCGTCAAGTCCCTCAAGCTCCGCAGGCCCCTCTACGCACACCTGGCCTGCGCCTTCCTCTGGGTGGTGGTGGCTGTGGCCATGGCCCCGCTGTTGGTGAGCCCACAGACCGTGCAGACCAACCACACAATCATCTGCCTGCAGCTGTACCGGGAGAAGGCCTCCCAGCACGCCCTTGCATCCCTAGCTGTGGCCTTCACCTTCCCGTTTGTCACCACCGTCACCTGCTACCTGCTAATCATCCGCAGCCTGCGGCAGGGCCCCCGCGTGGAGCAGCGCCTCAAGAACAAGGCGGTGCGCATGATCGCCGTGGTGCTGGCCATCTTCCTGGTCTGCTTCGTGCCCTACCACGTGCACCGCTCTGTCTACCTGCTGCGCTACCATGGCGGTGGCACCTCGTGTGCTGCCCAGCGTGCCCTGGCCCTTGGGAACCGCATCACCTCCTGCCTCACCAGCCTCAATGGGGCACTGGATCCAGTCATGTACTTCTTTGTGGCCGAGAAGTTCCGTGACGCCCTGTGCAACTTGATCTGTGGCAAAAGGCTCTCCGGGCCACCCCCCAGCTTTGAAGGAAAAACCAACGAAAGCTCGCTGAGTGCCAGGTCAGAGCTGTGA